Proteins encoded within one genomic window of Enterococcus haemoperoxidus ATCC BAA-382:
- a CDS encoding AAA family ATPase, translating into MKLIAIELVGFGKWQQQKIEFLPKNQLLFGANEAGKSTIYQFIQAMLFGFPAKGKRKKDYQPKNGAAYGGRLWFSHPVYGEVQVERFKGQNKGRAKVYFNDQIGDEAMLEKMIHPLTRELFQSVFTFQQEQLSQLEKLNEEELQTSLLSLGLSGSKQLLVSREDYFKRAQTIYKGKGSQPPLNQKLNAYQSLQQRINEKEQQERPFQQLITELANTEQLIAEKRQAAQEMKSQLALVEKQVMNLPLYEELHSIEQSKATAVLKAEEQETLLSIYQQHRFLSEELTRLNQSIAAQSETIDQTDDYQFYLQEEEHIQQLLNQRYDIDKLLSEISWMTQSLQQNQQEMFPLEKKWGWNAATPPQLSFEEQAVNEMRDEIVARTVKLQTTQTDLQLLEEEIATREENLSTFETINKEMFRKNHRQTKKTVNLLFCGFAGIILLLSFFLPVPLRYGTFLLSAGFLIAGVLPLVYQPKDTYENEKRQWQEKLSQLDYLNDQLIKIKAEIKTVQEEEKEMSRYIAQKVKENHLGRMDQVEFWLTHRTDITRYLILLNTNQELENQLKEDQKRVAKLAEQTERFTARLPIAGTTLAQRISVISRFADKMEKVRFAQEYQADAYSRQTIREVKEKQQQVLDQARPLLQRFQIPSINEIPNKIQSYQKTTANNKRKQELQTMLVGLYSESSDPKQLPLKQIEISQKLNELEQSMQQLQEKEQKILYQRKQMLSDGTLDELYQEQAELKTEIEELALNWSAHQLAGQLLMDLLTELSEKQLPNLLKKATDYFKLLTQNTYQGIQLHEEQLIVTREDQQRFMLHELSTGTRDQVIMAVRFAFLYLQEQRSLCPIIIDDGWLHYDSQRKEQLAQLFAIFSEHQQVICFSSDQEMVSYYKALKQPIIELEGV; encoded by the coding sequence AATAGAACTCGTTGGATTTGGTAAATGGCAACAACAGAAAATTGAGTTTCTTCCAAAAAATCAATTACTATTTGGGGCAAATGAAGCTGGCAAATCAACGATTTATCAATTTATTCAAGCAATGCTTTTTGGTTTTCCTGCTAAAGGCAAACGAAAAAAAGATTACCAACCTAAAAATGGTGCTGCTTATGGAGGACGTCTGTGGTTTTCCCATCCAGTTTATGGGGAAGTTCAGGTTGAACGTTTCAAAGGGCAAAATAAAGGCAGAGCAAAAGTCTACTTTAATGATCAAATCGGTGATGAAGCAATGCTGGAAAAGATGATTCATCCGTTAACGAGGGAATTATTTCAGTCAGTCTTTACCTTCCAACAAGAGCAACTTAGCCAACTAGAAAAGTTAAATGAAGAAGAGCTACAAACATCATTACTTTCGTTAGGACTATCAGGAAGTAAGCAGCTATTAGTGAGTAGAGAAGACTATTTTAAGCGAGCTCAGACGATCTATAAAGGCAAAGGAAGTCAGCCGCCATTAAATCAAAAGCTGAATGCATACCAAAGCCTACAACAACGTATCAACGAAAAAGAACAGCAGGAACGTCCTTTCCAACAATTAATTACTGAATTAGCTAATACGGAGCAATTAATAGCAGAAAAGCGCCAAGCCGCACAAGAAATGAAAAGTCAATTAGCGCTTGTCGAAAAGCAAGTAATGAATCTACCCTTATACGAAGAACTGCACTCTATCGAACAATCAAAAGCAACTGCTGTATTAAAAGCAGAAGAACAAGAGACACTGCTATCGATTTATCAGCAACATCGTTTTTTAAGTGAAGAATTGACTCGTCTGAACCAAAGTATTGCTGCCCAAAGTGAGACAATAGATCAAACAGACGATTATCAGTTTTACTTACAAGAAGAAGAACATATTCAGCAATTACTCAACCAACGGTATGATATTGATAAATTGCTTTCTGAAATCAGTTGGATGACTCAATCCTTACAGCAAAACCAGCAAGAAATGTTTCCTTTGGAAAAAAAGTGGGGATGGAACGCGGCAACACCACCACAATTATCCTTTGAAGAACAAGCAGTTAACGAGATGAGAGATGAGATTGTTGCACGGACAGTCAAATTACAAACGACTCAAACCGATTTACAACTGTTAGAAGAGGAAATTGCAACACGAGAAGAAAATTTAAGTACTTTTGAAACAATCAATAAAGAAATGTTTCGAAAAAACCATCGCCAAACAAAAAAAACAGTCAATCTACTTTTTTGCGGATTTGCAGGAATTATTTTATTGTTGAGTTTCTTTTTACCAGTGCCGCTTCGTTATGGAACATTCCTTTTGAGTGCAGGATTCCTGATTGCGGGGGTATTACCGCTTGTTTATCAACCCAAGGACACCTATGAAAATGAAAAACGACAATGGCAAGAAAAGCTCTCTCAATTGGATTATTTGAATGATCAGCTAATAAAAATCAAAGCTGAAATCAAAACGGTCCAGGAAGAAGAAAAAGAAATGTCCCGATATATTGCTCAAAAAGTGAAAGAAAATCATTTAGGTCGCATGGATCAAGTTGAATTTTGGTTAACACATCGCACTGATATTACGCGTTATTTGATTTTGCTTAATACAAATCAAGAACTTGAAAATCAGTTGAAAGAAGATCAAAAACGTGTGGCTAAATTAGCGGAACAGACGGAGCGCTTTACGGCACGATTGCCGATTGCTGGAACGACATTAGCACAAAGGATAAGTGTCATCAGTCGTTTTGCTGACAAGATGGAAAAAGTTCGTTTTGCGCAAGAGTACCAAGCAGATGCGTATTCACGTCAGACGATTCGTGAAGTCAAAGAAAAGCAACAGCAAGTACTTGATCAAGCGAGACCATTGCTCCAGCGGTTCCAGATACCATCTATAAATGAGATTCCAAATAAAATCCAAAGTTACCAAAAAACTACGGCAAACAACAAACGAAAACAGGAATTACAAACAATGTTGGTAGGATTGTATTCTGAATCAAGCGATCCTAAACAACTGCCATTAAAACAAATAGAAATCTCTCAAAAGCTCAATGAGTTAGAGCAAAGTATGCAACAATTACAGGAAAAAGAACAAAAAATCCTTTATCAGCGCAAACAAATGTTATCAGACGGTACATTAGACGAACTGTATCAAGAACAAGCTGAGTTGAAAACGGAAATCGAGGAATTGGCTTTAAATTGGTCAGCGCATCAATTAGCTGGTCAATTATTGATGGATCTTTTAACAGAACTATCAGAAAAACAATTGCCTAATCTATTGAAGAAAGCAACGGATTATTTCAAGCTTTTAACACAAAATACGTATCAAGGAATTCAATTACATGAAGAACAATTAATCGTTACTCGTGAGGATCAGCAGCGCTTCATGTTGCATGAGCTATCCACTGGTACAAGAGATCAAGTGATCATGGCTGTTCGTTTTGCCTTTCTTTATCTACAAGAGCAACGTAGCTTATGTCCGATCATAATAGATGATGGTTGGCTACATTATGATAGTCAAAGAAAAGAGCAACTAGCACAACTATTTGCAATTTTTTCTGAACATCAGCAAGTCATTTGTTTTTCTTCTGACCAAGAAATGGTAAGCTATTATAAAGCGTTGAAACAACCGATTATAGAATTAGAAGGAGTGTAA
- a CDS encoding 3'-5' exoribonuclease YhaM family protein, with translation MKKIRELAVDEVFELFLLIKNADVRIAKNGKKFIAFTFQDTSGTIDGKYWDASEEEISRFTAGNVILLNGKREVYQGNPQVKIIHMRVARPDEPNQPTLYMERAPLKREDMVDEINQTVFEITNAHWQRIVRFLLTQYQKEFFDYPAAKRNHHAFANGLAYHTVSMLRLGKAICKEYNELNAALLYSGIILHDLGKVKELSGAMTTEYTLSGNLIGHLVLVDEEITKACIALKIDENDEDVIVLRHMVLAHHGLLEYGSPVRPRIMEAEVLHQIDNIDASIQMMLGSVRQTEPGQYTDRIFGLDNRSFYVPKDI, from the coding sequence ATGAAAAAAATCCGTGAACTAGCTGTAGATGAAGTTTTTGAATTATTTCTTTTAATCAAAAATGCTGATGTTCGTATAGCTAAAAATGGCAAAAAATTTATTGCATTTACTTTTCAAGATACGTCAGGTACGATCGATGGGAAATATTGGGATGCTTCAGAAGAAGAAATCAGCCGCTTTACAGCAGGAAATGTTATTCTTTTAAATGGAAAAAGAGAAGTATATCAAGGCAATCCTCAAGTGAAAATCATCCATATGCGAGTTGCGCGGCCAGATGAGCCTAATCAACCAACATTATATATGGAACGAGCACCATTGAAAAGAGAAGATATGGTTGACGAAATTAACCAAACGGTCTTTGAAATTACCAATGCTCATTGGCAACGAATCGTTCGCTTTCTACTAACGCAATACCAAAAAGAATTTTTTGATTATCCAGCTGCGAAAAGAAATCATCATGCCTTTGCAAACGGCTTGGCTTATCATACGGTTTCTATGCTTCGTTTAGGGAAAGCGATTTGTAAAGAATACAATGAATTAAATGCAGCATTACTTTATTCTGGAATCATTTTACATGATTTAGGCAAAGTAAAAGAGCTTTCTGGCGCAATGACCACTGAGTATACACTATCAGGAAATCTGATTGGTCACTTAGTTCTTGTCGATGAAGAAATCACGAAAGCTTGTATTGCGCTGAAGATCGATGAAAATGATGAGGATGTGATCGTTTTACGTCATATGGTTTTAGCACATCATGGTTTATTAGAATATGGTTCGCCTGTTCGACCACGGATCATGGAAGCTGAGGTATTGCATCAAATCGATAATATCGACGCATCGATCCAAATGATGTTAGGTTCTGTCCGCCAAACGGAACCAGGACAGTACACAGATCGAATCTTTGGGCTAGATAATCGTAGTTTTTATGTGCCAAAAGATATTTAA
- a CDS encoding ASCH domain-containing protein, giving the protein MNQSAIDLWTQFKHQHKITQPDYEVWAFGNSPEMADELLAHVLRGEKTGTSSLHLLYELGLEDEKIPEVGNYSVLLDGKNQAQAIICTRVVEILSYSRISEVHSYLEGEGDRTLQYWRSVHHPFFEQALKAHGLTFSEDLLIVYELFELVFQK; this is encoded by the coding sequence ATGAACCAGTCCGCAATAGATTTATGGACACAATTTAAACATCAACATAAAATTACGCAACCTGATTATGAAGTTTGGGCCTTTGGCAACTCGCCAGAGATGGCGGATGAGCTGTTAGCACATGTTCTTAGAGGAGAGAAAACAGGTACGTCTTCTCTTCACCTTTTATATGAGTTAGGTCTAGAAGATGAGAAAATACCGGAAGTTGGAAATTACAGTGTACTTTTAGATGGTAAGAATCAAGCACAAGCGATTATTTGTACAAGAGTAGTTGAAATTCTTTCGTATTCCAGAATATCAGAAGTTCACAGTTATCTTGAAGGAGAAGGCGACCGGACTCTGCAATATTGGCGCAGTGTCCATCACCCTTTTTTTGAGCAAGCATTAAAGGCGCATGGACTGACTTTTTCAGAGGATCTATTGATTGTTTATGAACTATTTGAATTAGTTTTTCAAAAATAA
- a CDS encoding peptidylprolyl isomerase yields the protein MKKKLILAAAGMFSIFALAACTGGSQDIATMKGGTITVDDFYNQTKSSQQSQQTVQQMIIFKVFDQKYGKDVSDKDVQAKFDETKKSIESQGGNFADQLKQAGLTEKSYKEQIKQSLAYQAGIKAHIKITDADLKTAWETFHPEVEAQVIQVATEDEAKEIKKQLNDGGDFAKIAKEKSTDEATKKDGGKVKFDSQTETIAEPVKTAAFKLKDGEVSEPIQATDSTGYQSTFTIVKMVKNKEKGNDMAPYKKELKKIAETAKQNDQEFIQKVTSEVLTEANVKIKDDAFKDVLAGLVETKDSAKSKDSSKKEEKSSKEKESKSSDSEKSKDSSSKTEESSSKTEESSK from the coding sequence ATGAAGAAAAAACTAATCTTAGCTGCAGCAGGTATGTTCAGTATTTTTGCCTTAGCTGCATGTACAGGCGGTTCACAAGATATCGCAACAATGAAAGGCGGAACAATCACTGTTGACGATTTTTACAACCAAACCAAATCTAGCCAACAAAGCCAACAAACAGTTCAACAAATGATCATTTTCAAAGTATTTGATCAAAAATATGGTAAAGACGTTTCAGACAAAGACGTTCAAGCTAAATTTGATGAAACGAAGAAAAGCATTGAATCACAAGGCGGAAACTTTGCTGACCAATTGAAACAAGCTGGTCTTACAGAGAAAAGTTATAAAGAACAAATCAAACAAAGTTTAGCTTATCAAGCTGGAATCAAAGCACACATCAAAATTACTGATGCAGATTTAAAAACTGCTTGGGAAACATTCCACCCAGAAGTAGAAGCACAAGTTATCCAAGTTGCTACTGAAGATGAAGCAAAAGAGATCAAAAAACAATTAAATGACGGCGGCGACTTTGCAAAAATCGCTAAAGAAAAATCAACTGATGAAGCAACTAAAAAAGACGGTGGCAAAGTAAAATTTGACTCTCAAACAGAAACAATTGCTGAACCAGTAAAAACAGCTGCTTTCAAATTAAAAGATGGTGAAGTTTCAGAACCAATTCAAGCGACTGATTCAACTGGTTACCAATCAACATTCACTATCGTAAAAATGGTAAAAAATAAAGAAAAAGGCAACGACATGGCTCCTTACAAAAAAGAGTTGAAGAAAATTGCTGAAACAGCGAAACAAAACGATCAAGAATTTATCCAAAAAGTGACATCTGAAGTTTTAACTGAAGCAAATGTTAAAATCAAAGATGATGCATTTAAAGATGTTTTAGCTGGCTTAGTTGAAACAAAAGATTCTGCTAAATCTAAAGATTCTTCTAAGAAAGAAGAAAAATCTTCTAAAGAAAAAGAATCTAAATCAAGTGATTCAGAAAAATCTAAAGATTCTTCAAGCAAAACGGAAGAATCATCAAGTAAGACTGAAGAGTCTTCTAAATAA
- a CDS encoding YtxH domain-containing protein: MGKFSKGILFGAVVGAASGLLFAPRSGKATRQKFVDELEDWSDLKDDFNDKLDQFKESAQALQATADMYIEPFIDGINQDVENFMFQAEPRLDQIQEQVEKIQSELPKLPTED, encoded by the coding sequence ATGGGAAAATTTTCTAAAGGAATTTTATTTGGTGCAGTCGTTGGCGCTGCTAGCGGTTTGCTTTTTGCCCCAAGAAGCGGTAAAGCGACTCGACAAAAGTTTGTCGATGAATTAGAGGATTGGTCTGATCTAAAAGACGACTTTAATGACAAATTAGATCAGTTCAAAGAATCTGCACAAGCGCTTCAAGCTACAGCTGATATGTACATTGAACCATTTATTGACGGGATCAATCAAGATGTAGAAAATTTTATGTTTCAAGCAGAACCAAGATTAGATCAAATCCAAGAACAAGTTGAAAAAATTCAATCTGAATTACCTAAACTGCCAACAGAAGACTAA
- a CDS encoding ABC transporter ATP-binding protein, translated as MSLAIEHLTGGYGHIPVLKDINFEVKSGEMVGLIGLNGAGKSTTIKNVIGLLTPQKGKISIDGETLRQQPESYRKKIGYIPETPSLYEELTLREHIEITAMAYDIPIEEAFKRADTLLKTFRLENKLDWFPANFSKGMKQKVMVLCAFLIEPSLYIIDEPFLGLDPLAIHALLELMDEMRNQGAAILMSTHILATAERYCDRFVVLHDGEVRAVGSMEELREEFSLPGSSLDDIYIALTKEEKVG; from the coding sequence ATGAGTTTAGCAATTGAACATTTAACAGGTGGCTACGGTCATATTCCTGTCTTAAAAGATATTAATTTTGAAGTAAAATCGGGTGAAATGGTTGGCTTGATAGGGTTAAATGGTGCAGGGAAGAGTACTACGATCAAAAATGTAATTGGCTTGTTAACACCACAAAAGGGGAAAATCTCTATTGATGGAGAAACATTGAGACAACAACCTGAAAGCTACCGCAAAAAAATCGGCTATATTCCTGAAACGCCTTCTTTATATGAAGAGTTAACATTGAGAGAGCATATCGAAATTACTGCAATGGCCTATGATATTCCAATTGAAGAAGCCTTTAAGAGAGCAGACACTTTATTAAAAACATTCCGTTTAGAAAATAAATTGGATTGGTTTCCAGCCAATTTTTCAAAAGGGATGAAACAAAAGGTTATGGTTTTGTGTGCTTTTTTGATCGAACCAAGTTTATATATCATCGATGAACCATTTTTAGGGTTAGATCCTTTAGCAATTCATGCGCTATTAGAATTAATGGATGAAATGCGCAACCAAGGTGCGGCCATTTTAATGTCAACGCATATTTTAGCTACAGCTGAGAGATATTGCGATCGTTTTGTCGTTTTACATGACGGGGAAGTTCGGGCAGTGGGCTCGATGGAGGAGCTGCGTGAAGAGTTCAGTTTACCAGGATCTTCTTTAGATGATATTTATATCGCATTAACAAAAGAAGAAAAGGTGG